In the genome of Terriglobia bacterium, one region contains:
- a CDS encoding DUF711 family protein has protein sequence MRHLVSLIAVVFMMVPAYAQQKPKVRAITAFVELDHARYQQQVHDTLAFLHAAKAAFEKRGYEMESVRITTQQFPGVVKGLPREEALAYLRSYDQLAQKENFDTSLGPPNLGDAADPVMTQLMAEALASTKVLETSIIIGGRDGIHWKAIEDAARVIKYLEEHSPHSQANFNFSATAMLAPLAPFYPGSYHTGAGHQFAIGLESANVVSEAFEGTSVMHRELALAKLQERLGGFAKDIEAEAQAIAARSGWSYAGLDLSPAPLKDVSIGAAIEKMTRARFGSSGTMSAAGAITAALKAIPVKQVGYSGLMLPILEDSLLARRWSEGTISLDSLLAYSAVCGTGLDTVPLPGEISEEQLRRILADVATLAFKWHKPLSARLLPVAGKKAGERTEFDDPFLVNSTLQPLP, from the coding sequence ATGCGTCACCTTGTCTCGCTAATTGCAGTTGTGTTCATGATGGTCCCGGCATACGCACAGCAAAAGCCGAAGGTGCGCGCCATCACCGCGTTTGTCGAGCTTGACCACGCGCGATATCAGCAGCAGGTGCACGACACGCTCGCCTTCCTGCATGCAGCGAAGGCGGCGTTTGAGAAGCGCGGCTACGAAATGGAATCGGTGCGCATCACCACGCAGCAGTTCCCAGGAGTCGTCAAGGGGCTCCCGCGCGAGGAGGCGCTGGCGTACCTGCGCAGCTACGACCAGTTGGCCCAGAAGGAGAACTTCGATACCTCGCTGGGACCTCCCAACCTGGGCGACGCCGCGGACCCTGTCATGACGCAACTCATGGCGGAGGCGCTAGCGAGCACCAAGGTTCTGGAGACCAGCATTATCATCGGCGGCAGGGATGGAATTCATTGGAAAGCTATTGAGGACGCGGCGAGGGTAATCAAGTACCTGGAAGAGCACAGCCCGCACAGCCAGGCGAACTTCAATTTCAGCGCGACCGCCATGCTGGCCCCGCTGGCGCCGTTCTATCCCGGCTCGTACCACACCGGCGCCGGACATCAGTTCGCAATCGGGCTGGAGTCGGCCAACGTGGTGAGCGAGGCATTCGAAGGCACCTCGGTGATGCACCGCGAGCTGGCGTTGGCCAAGTTGCAGGAGCGGCTGGGCGGGTTCGCCAAAGACATTGAAGCCGAGGCGCAGGCAATTGCGGCCCGCTCCGGCTGGAGCTACGCCGGCCTGGATCTCTCGCCGGCGCCGCTGAAGGACGTGTCCATCGGAGCCGCCATCGAGAAGATGACGCGAGCCCGCTTCGGCTCCAGCGGGACGATGAGCGCCGCGGGAGCAATCACGGCGGCGTTGAAGGCGATACCGGTGAAGCAGGTGGGCTATTCGGGACTCATGCTGCCCATCCTGGAAGACAGCCTGCTGGCGCGGCGCTGGAGCGAGGGCACAATCTCACTGGACTCGCTGCTCGCCTACTCGGCCGTGTGCGGCACCGGGCTGGACACCGTGCCGCTGCCGGGTGAGATCAGCGAAGAACAACTCAGGCGCATCCTGGCCGACGTGGCCACTCTGGCGTTCAAGTGGCACAAGCCGCTGTCGGCGCGGCTGCTGCCGGTCGCCGGGAAGAAAGCGGGCGAGCGCACAGAGTTCGACGATCCTTTTTTGGTCAACAGCACGTTGCAGCCCTTGCCGTAA